One Mytilus trossulus isolate FHL-02 chromosome 5, PNRI_Mtr1.1.1.hap1, whole genome shotgun sequence DNA segment encodes these proteins:
- the LOC134719623 gene encoding uncharacterized protein LOC134719623 codes for MSESGQNVKKKNTDECLVCSKPPYQSKKISSKLLDFSIKDLLLKYGGISKDKGVICRNCERRLETLHKKTVEFYDECQSAARKDDFTTPVVCNKRLPTSPLVGFHPKRASLEINEDFQQPSQHASSENMFVDLSSNAEPSNKGVYLTCLNMTICSICSFNLFKFM; via the exons atgtctgAATCTGGTCAAAATGTTAAGAAAAAGAACACTGATGAATGTCTGGTATGTTCAAAGCCACCGTATCAATCTaagaaaatatcttcaaaattATTAGATTTTTCGATAAAGGATTTGTTGTTAAAATATGGAGGGATTTCAAAGGATAAAGGGGTGATTTGTCGGAATTGCGAACGCAGATTAGAGACACTTCACAAGAAAACAGTAGAGTTTTATGACGAGTGTCAATCGGCCGCCAGAAAAGATGACTTTACAACACCAGTAGTCTGTAACAAGAGGTTACCAACTTCACCTCTTGTTGGGTTTCACCCTAAAAGAGCGTCTCTTGAAATTAATGAGG attttcaACAACCAAGTCAACATGCAAGTTCTGAGAATATGTTTGTTGATTTATCTTCCAATGCAGAGCCTAGCAATAAAGGTGTgtatctaacatgtctaaacatgacaatttgttcaatttgttcatttaatttgtttaaatttatgtGA
- the LOC134717910 gene encoding uncharacterized protein LOC134717910: MAQQNKPSKSALIHKKGKCDDSEPCREDDSLPRFIVIKGTDEKPISKISPFVIHKQIQSVAGTVKKVSKMRSGNLLVECSNKSQSTNLRTMSTISNFPVSASPHNSLNSCKGIIRDRSQYLGDLTVEEIGEELSSQGVTDVIRFQIKKNGNIIKLNTYLLTFRTPTPPPSITLGCFGIRVDMFIPNPIRCFTCQKFGHGSKQCRGKQRCFKCSDEGHEGTNCHSESSKSVNCGESHFSSSRDCPVYLKEKNIIKIKTERNISYPEAKQIAFVSNDLLVSNRPSYASKVVRSFSHENTQTQTVEIHSWSGESVWDLPNDIDDSSTSKSLPSSASKKVSSSFSTQSTRAPSPLRSQEKKDVQKKPGNTSSQKSSDSRSRGRGRGGVTPAARSPGDRRLSSHNRFSTLVDDTEMETESVPPPERSRSQGERNKNAGKLDSIRPSFIK, encoded by the exons ATGGCACAACAAAACAAACCCTCTAAATCAGctttaatacataaaaaaggaaaatgtgaTGATTCAGAGCCCTGTCGGGAAGATGACAGTTTGCCcagatttattgtaataaaaggaACAGATGAAAaaccaatttcaaaaatatcaccCTTTGtaattcataaacaaattcaaagcgTTGCTGGTACtgttaaaaaagtttcaaaaatgagATCTGGCAATTTGTTGGTTGAATGTTCCAACAAAAgtcaatcaacaaatttacGTACAATGTCTACAATATCAAACTTTCCTGTTTCTGCCTCTCCTCATAACAGTTTGAACAGCTGTAAGGGGATCATTCGAGACAGAAGTCAATACCTTGGTGACCTTACCGTGGAAGAAATCGGTGAGGAACTTTCAAGCCAAGGTGTAACTGATGTTAttagatttcaaattaaaaagaatggaaatataatcaaattaaacaCTTATCTTTTGACCTTTAGAACTCCAACTCCTCCTCCATCTATCACTTTAGGTTGCTTCGGAATCAGAGTTGACATGTTTATCCCTAACCCAATTCGATGCTTTACTTGTCAAAAGTTTGGTCATGGAAGCAAACAATGTCGTGGTAAGCAGAGATGCTTCAAGTGTTCTGACGAAGGACACGAGGGAACAAACTGTCACTCTGAATCTTCTAAAAGTGTAAACTGTGGTGAATCCCATTTTTCATCGTCTAGGGACTGCCCTGTTtaccttaaagaaaaaaatattattaaaattaaaacagaaaggAACATTAGTTACCCAGAAGCTAAACAGATAGCTTTTGTTTCGAATGATCTCCTTGTTTCAAACAGACCATCGTACGCCAGCAAAGTTGTCCGCTCATTCAGTCACGAGAATACACAAACTC aaacagtagAAATACACAGTTGGAGCGGTGAATCTGTCTGGGATCTTCCCAATGACATAGATGATTCTTCCACCTCCAAAAGTCTTCCTTCATCTGCATCCAAGAAGGTATCTTCTTCGTTCAGTACACAGTCTACCAGAGCCCCATCTCCTCTTCGTTCTCAAGAAAAGAAGGATGTCCAAAAGAAGCCAGGAAATACATCCTCTCAAAAGTCTTCTGATTCGAGGTCGCGGGGTAGGGGTAGAGGCGGAGTAACACCAGCTGCGCGTAGTCCTGGAGATCGACGACTCTCCTCGCACAACAGATTTTCAACACTTGTCGACGACACTGAAATGGAAACCGAAAGTGTTCCGCCACCCGAAAGATCACGATCTCAGGGTGAGCGAAATAAGAATGCTGGCAAACTCGACAGCATTCGcccttcttttattaaataa